The Asticcacaulis excentricus CB 48 genome includes a window with the following:
- a CDS encoding LuxR family transcriptional regulator, which translates to MLYANGQYSLEQFIDDTSRVRSVERLFVVFIEAMAHLGFDRVNFSVMRDMDLDASAQGFGLISTYPTVWQDYYAHNGLARIDPVVKWAVGSVRPFRWADIEHEAELTRRQRQFLREAEAGGLYNGIGVPFPGPKTLRGGIALATSVRKARPMENLDVLAAYCHHFYAVYKRLVPPGLRLSPAAASLTRTEQEVLFRLAHGLSNEIIADRLSIKAGSVDFHVQNIFRKFGVNNRTAAAMKGLMGGYIEL; encoded by the coding sequence ATGCTTTATGCAAACGGTCAGTATTCCCTTGAGCAGTTTATCGACGACACAAGCCGCGTCCGCTCCGTTGAGCGCTTGTTCGTGGTCTTCATCGAGGCCATGGCGCATCTTGGCTTCGACCGGGTGAATTTCTCCGTCATGCGCGACATGGATCTGGACGCGTCTGCGCAGGGCTTCGGCCTTATCAGCACCTATCCTACCGTCTGGCAGGACTACTATGCCCATAACGGCCTGGCGCGTATCGATCCCGTCGTCAAATGGGCGGTGGGTTCCGTGCGCCCCTTTCGGTGGGCGGATATAGAGCATGAGGCGGAACTCACCCGTCGTCAAAGGCAATTCCTGCGCGAAGCCGAAGCGGGCGGATTATACAATGGCATTGGTGTGCCGTTCCCCGGCCCGAAGACCCTGAGGGGTGGCATCGCCCTGGCGACCTCTGTCAGAAAGGCCAGACCGATGGAAAACCTCGATGTCCTTGCGGCCTACTGCCATCACTTTTACGCCGTCTATAAGCGCCTGGTGCCCCCGGGACTGAGGCTTTCCCCCGCCGCCGCCTCACTCACCCGGACTGAGCAGGAGGTCCTGTTCCGCCTGGCCCACGGCCTGTCGAACGAAATCATCGCTGATCGCCTGAGCATCAAGGCCGGATCGGTCGATTTCCATGTGCAGAACATTTTCCGCAAGTTCGGCGTCAATAACCGCACCGCCGCAGCGATGAAGGGGCTGATGGGTGGGTATATCGAGCTTTGA